In the Ramlibacter tataouinensis TTB310 genome, one interval contains:
- a CDS encoding Bug family tripartite tricarboxylate transporter substrate binding protein: MMHHPTRRQFEALLLASLCGAASAQSARQPAPAAPQQPWPTKPVRLLIGFPPGSVQDLSARAISEQLSKQLGQPVIVENKAGASGTIAADQVAKSIDWHTFGVMNNSQLTIAKMLNPATAYDPSRDLAPVALIGVTPLLLVVSNAAPGATSSDWMTWLRNMGSKASYGSPGVGTPGHLGMELLKSRASFDAVHVPYQGNPQIITALNGGQLHAALLPPGLALQHVRAGKMKAVGVTSGRRSPLASEQPTLREVGVLGADLELWTAMAGPAGLPAAIRDKLGAAVIEVVKDDETRQRLLTAGWQAAPSNHEGLRIRMKSDTQTLGGIIMLRNIRADS, from the coding sequence ATGATGCACCACCCCACCCGACGTCAATTCGAAGCCCTGCTGCTCGCATCGCTGTGCGGCGCGGCCTCGGCCCAGTCCGCGCGGCAGCCCGCGCCGGCCGCGCCGCAGCAGCCCTGGCCGACCAAGCCCGTGCGCCTGCTGATCGGCTTCCCGCCGGGGTCGGTGCAGGACCTGTCCGCGCGCGCCATCTCCGAGCAGCTGTCCAAGCAGCTGGGGCAGCCGGTCATCGTGGAGAACAAGGCCGGCGCCTCCGGCACCATCGCGGCCGACCAAGTGGCCAAGTCGATCGACTGGCATACCTTCGGCGTGATGAACAACAGCCAGCTGACCATCGCCAAGATGCTCAACCCGGCCACGGCCTACGACCCGAGCCGCGACCTGGCGCCCGTCGCCCTGATCGGCGTCACGCCCCTGCTGCTGGTGGTCAGCAATGCCGCGCCGGGTGCCACGTCCAGCGACTGGATGACGTGGCTGCGCAACATGGGCAGCAAGGCGTCGTACGGTTCACCCGGCGTCGGCACCCCCGGCCACCTCGGCATGGAGCTGCTGAAGTCGCGTGCGTCGTTCGATGCGGTCCACGTGCCCTACCAGGGCAACCCGCAGATCATCACGGCCCTGAACGGCGGGCAGCTGCACGCGGCGCTGCTGCCGCCGGGATTGGCGCTGCAGCATGTGCGCGCCGGCAAGATGAAGGCGGTGGGCGTCACCTCCGGCAGGCGCAGCCCGCTGGCTTCGGAGCAGCCGACGCTGCGCGAGGTCGGGGTGCTCGGCGCGGACCTGGAGCTGTGGACCGCGATGGCCGGCCCGGCCGGCCTGCCCGCCGCCATCCGCGACAAGCTGGGAGCCGCCGTCATCGAGGTGGTGAAGGACGACGAGACGCGCCAGCGCCTGCTGACCGCGGGCTGGCAGGCTGCGCCCAGCAACCACGAGGGGCTGCGCATCCGCATGAAGAGCGACACCCAGACCCTGGGCGGCATCATCATGCTGCGCAACATCCGGGCCGACAGCTGA
- a CDS encoding sugar ABC transporter ATP-binding protein yields MSLAVEFREITKAFGPVQVLHGVSFELAPGRVVGLLGENGAGKSTLMKILAGYEQPSGGSLLVDGQPRRFASSREAQAQGIVLIHQEFNLAEDLTIAQNIFLGHEKKCGWRLDEAAMERETARVLAEVGLRASPGTRVRQLIVAEKQLVEIAKALARNARLLVMDEPTATLTPGETERLFALVARLKAGGTTIVYISHKLDEVERITDEVVVMRDGRFVARQPTAALTRHQMANLMVGRELSDLFPPRQPPLPDAPVLLRVRDLSVPGWAQGASFEVRAGEIFGFAGLVGAGRTELFEGLLGLRPCRAAGVEIAGHASLPKSPREAADQGLTYLSEDRKGKGLHVQLPLAENLTLMNLRAYGGRWLQPAAEQAALRQAVAAFGIRTGDLGCRASQLSGGNQQKLALAKVLQPQPRVVVLDEPTRGVDVGAKRDIYFLIQRLAAQGRAVVVISSELPELIGLCHRVAVMRAGRIAATLAQEQLNEEELIGHATGTR; encoded by the coding sequence ATGAGCCTGGCGGTCGAATTCCGCGAGATCACCAAGGCCTTCGGGCCGGTGCAGGTGCTGCACGGGGTGAGCTTCGAACTGGCGCCGGGACGCGTGGTCGGGCTGCTGGGCGAGAACGGCGCCGGCAAGTCCACGCTGATGAAGATCCTGGCCGGCTACGAGCAGCCCTCCGGCGGCAGCCTGCTGGTGGACGGCCAGCCGCGGCGCTTCGCCAGCTCGCGCGAGGCGCAGGCCCAGGGCATCGTGCTGATCCACCAGGAGTTCAACCTGGCCGAGGACCTGACGATCGCGCAGAACATCTTCCTGGGCCACGAGAAGAAGTGCGGCTGGCGGCTGGACGAGGCGGCGATGGAGCGCGAGACCGCACGCGTGCTGGCCGAGGTCGGCCTGCGGGCGTCGCCGGGTACGCGCGTGCGCCAGCTGATCGTGGCCGAGAAGCAACTGGTGGAGATCGCCAAGGCGCTGGCGCGCAACGCCCGCCTGCTGGTGATGGACGAGCCCACGGCCACGCTGACGCCCGGCGAGACCGAGCGCCTGTTCGCCCTGGTGGCGCGGCTCAAGGCCGGCGGCACCACCATCGTCTACATCTCGCACAAGCTGGACGAGGTGGAGCGCATCACCGACGAGGTCGTGGTGATGCGCGACGGGCGCTTCGTGGCGCGCCAGCCCACGGCCGCCCTGACCCGGCACCAGATGGCCAACCTGATGGTGGGCCGCGAGCTGTCCGACCTGTTCCCGCCGCGGCAGCCGCCCCTGCCTGACGCGCCGGTGCTGCTGCGGGTGCGAGACCTGAGCGTGCCGGGCTGGGCGCAGGGCGCCAGCTTCGAGGTGCGCGCCGGCGAGATCTTCGGCTTCGCCGGCCTGGTGGGCGCCGGGCGCACCGAGCTGTTCGAGGGCCTGCTGGGCCTGCGCCCCTGCCGCGCCGCCGGGGTGGAGATCGCCGGCCACGCGTCCCTGCCGAAGAGCCCTCGCGAGGCCGCCGACCAGGGCCTGACCTACCTGAGCGAGGACCGCAAGGGCAAGGGCCTGCACGTGCAGCTGCCGCTGGCCGAGAACCTGACCTTGATGAACCTGCGGGCCTATGGCGGCCGCTGGCTGCAGCCGGCCGCCGAACAGGCCGCGCTGCGCCAGGCCGTGGCCGCCTTCGGCATCCGAACCGGCGACCTGGGCTGCCGGGCCTCGCAGCTGTCCGGCGGCAACCAGCAGAAGCTGGCCCTGGCCAAGGTGCTGCAACCGCAGCCGCGCGTGGTGGTGCTGGACGAGCCCACCCGCGGGGTGGACGTGGGCGCCAAGCGCGACATCTACTTCCTGATCCAGCGCCTGGCCGCCCAGGGCCGGGCCGTGGTGGTGATCTCCTCCGAGCTGCCGGAGCTGATCGGGCTGTGCCACCGCGTCGCGGTGATGCGCGCCGGCCGCATCGCGGCCACGCTGGCGCAGGAACAACTGAACGAAGAGGAGCTGATCGGCCATGCCACCGGAACACGCTGA
- a CDS encoding substrate-binding domain-containing protein has translation MKNLTRRLALAAAALTLAAGAAPALAQQASQKQVVGVAIPAATHSFTAGIVYWANQAKKDLEKANPGLQVIVKTAANASEQANQLQDLVTVNKINALVIFPFESAALTKPVAQVKSKGIYVTVVDRGLTDTSAQDAYVAGDNTAFGRIPAEYIAKALGGKGNIVALRGIPTTLDNERMEAFNAVLKKHPDLKLLDAKHANWNRDDAFKVTQDYLTRFKNIDAIWAADDDMAVGVLRAIEQAKRNDIKLVFGGAGAKGMVKTLMDGSNPLIQANVSYSPKFMYDAIKLTAEARLKGQKLPATTIIPSVLITKENAKQFYFPDSPF, from the coding sequence ATGAAAAACCTGACCCGCCGGCTGGCCCTCGCGGCTGCCGCCCTGACCCTGGCGGCCGGCGCCGCACCCGCCCTGGCGCAACAGGCCAGCCAGAAGCAGGTGGTCGGCGTCGCCATCCCGGCCGCCACCCACAGCTTCACCGCCGGCATCGTGTACTGGGCCAACCAAGCCAAGAAGGACCTGGAGAAGGCCAACCCCGGGCTGCAGGTGATCGTCAAGACCGCGGCCAATGCCTCCGAACAGGCCAACCAGCTGCAGGACCTGGTGACGGTGAACAAGATCAACGCGCTGGTGATCTTCCCGTTCGAATCGGCGGCGCTCACCAAGCCGGTGGCGCAGGTCAAGTCCAAGGGCATCTACGTCACGGTGGTCGACCGGGGCCTGACCGACACCAGCGCCCAGGACGCCTACGTGGCCGGCGACAACACCGCCTTCGGCCGCATCCCGGCCGAGTACATCGCCAAGGCCCTGGGCGGCAAGGGCAACATCGTGGCCCTGCGCGGCATCCCCACCACCCTGGACAACGAGCGCATGGAGGCCTTCAACGCGGTGCTCAAGAAGCATCCCGACCTGAAGCTGCTCGATGCCAAGCACGCCAACTGGAACCGCGACGACGCCTTCAAGGTGACGCAGGACTACCTCACGCGCTTCAAGAACATCGACGCGATCTGGGCCGCCGACGACGACATGGCGGTGGGCGTGCTGCGCGCCATCGAGCAGGCCAAGCGCAACGACATCAAGCTGGTGTTCGGCGGCGCGGGTGCCAAGGGCATGGTCAAGACGCTGATGGACGGCAGCAACCCGCTGATCCAGGCCAACGTGTCCTACTCGCCCAAGTTCATGTACGACGCGATCAAGCTCACCGCCGAGGCCAGGCTGAAGGGCCAGAAGCTGCCCGCCACCACCATCATCCCCTCGGTGCTGATCACCAAGGAGAACGCCAAGCAGTTCTACTTCCCGGACTCGCCGTTCTGA
- a CDS encoding DUF2905 family protein produces MLRWIIVIFLALMLISWFSPMLQKLGLGKLPGDLRFRLFGREWFVPLTTTILLSLLAGGIARLI; encoded by the coding sequence ATGCTTCGCTGGATCATCGTCATCTTCCTGGCCCTCATGCTGATCAGCTGGTTCAGCCCCATGCTGCAGAAACTGGGCTTGGGCAAACTGCCCGGCGACCTGCGCTTCCGGCTGTTCGGCCGCGAATGGTTCGTCCCGCTGACCACCACCATCCTGCTGAGCCTGCTGGCCGGCGGCATTGCCAGGCTGATCTGA
- a CDS encoding SDR family oxidoreductase: protein MDRPSLRTVLITGAARRLGREMALGLASAGWQVAVHYRGSAQDAVQTVADCRDRGPASAVFDAFQADLADEAQTRALLPRVVERFGGVDAVVNSASLFEHDSVASFSYQALESHLRANTGAPVLLAQALHAHVAARDGRGESPDTTRGVVVNLLDQKLWNQNPDFFSYTLSKAALEAATTMLALGLAPRLRVVGVAPGLTLTSHLLPEEKFRQLHRLSPLGRSSTPADVVAAVRFALENESITGTTLLVDGGQHLMRFERDFSLM, encoded by the coding sequence ATGGACCGCCCCTCGTTACGCACCGTGCTGATCACCGGCGCCGCCCGGCGCCTGGGCCGCGAGATGGCGCTGGGCCTGGCGTCCGCCGGCTGGCAGGTGGCGGTGCACTACCGCGGCTCGGCCCAGGACGCCGTCCAGACCGTGGCCGACTGCCGCGACCGGGGACCCGCCAGCGCCGTGTTCGACGCCTTCCAGGCCGACCTGGCCGACGAAGCGCAGACGCGCGCCCTGCTGCCGCGGGTGGTCGAGCGCTTCGGCGGCGTCGATGCCGTGGTCAACAGCGCCTCGCTGTTCGAGCACGACAGCGTGGCCAGCTTCAGCTACCAGGCCCTGGAATCACATCTGCGCGCCAACACCGGCGCCCCGGTGCTGCTGGCGCAGGCGCTGCATGCGCATGTGGCGGCGCGCGACGGTCGTGGCGAGTCCCCGGACACGACGCGTGGCGTCGTGGTCAACCTGCTGGACCAGAAGCTGTGGAACCAGAACCCGGATTTCTTCAGCTACACCCTGTCCAAGGCCGCCCTGGAGGCCGCCACCACCATGCTGGCGCTGGGGCTCGCGCCGCGGCTGCGCGTGGTGGGCGTGGCCCCGGGCCTGACCCTCACCAGCCACCTGCTGCCCGAGGAGAAGTTCCGGCAGCTGCACCGGCTGTCGCCGCTGGGCCGCTCGTCCACGCCGGCCGACGTGGTGGCTGCCGTGCGCTTCGCGCTGGAGAACGAGTCCATCACGGGCACCACGCTGCTGGTCGACGGCGGGCAGCACCTGATGAGGTTCGAGCGCGACTTCTCGCTGATGTGA
- a CDS encoding ABC transporter permease, with translation MPPEHAERAPAPAGRAPGTWWGRLHGAGPVIGLVLLCLAGTALNGDFATLDNALNVLTRTAFIGIIAVGMCFVIISGGIDLSVGSMAALIAGCMILVMNGAAQAIASPVAVVAVGMAVALALGAAFGLAHGLLITKGRIEPFIVTLGTLGIFRAYLTYFAGGGAITLDNALADLYSPVYYGSLLGVPIPVWIFALVALAGGFILNRTAYGRYVQAIGSNEQVARYAAVDVDRVKILTYMLLGLCVGIATLLYVPRLGSASPTTGLLWELEAIAAVIVGGTALKGGAGSITGTLVGAVLLSVISNILNLTSIISVYLNAAVQGFVIIVVAFLQRGRR, from the coding sequence ATGCCACCGGAACACGCTGAACGCGCCCCGGCGCCCGCCGGCCGCGCCCCGGGCACCTGGTGGGGCCGGCTGCACGGCGCCGGTCCGGTGATCGGGCTGGTGCTGCTGTGCCTGGCGGGCACCGCGCTCAACGGCGACTTCGCCACCCTGGACAACGCGCTGAACGTGCTGACCCGCACCGCCTTCATCGGCATCATCGCCGTGGGCATGTGCTTCGTCATCATCTCCGGCGGCATCGACCTGTCGGTGGGCTCGATGGCGGCGCTGATCGCCGGCTGCATGATCCTGGTGATGAACGGCGCGGCCCAGGCGATCGCCTCGCCGGTCGCGGTGGTGGCCGTCGGCATGGCGGTGGCGCTGGCGCTGGGCGCGGCCTTCGGCCTGGCGCACGGCCTGCTGATCACCAAGGGCCGCATCGAGCCTTTCATCGTGACCCTGGGCACGCTGGGCATCTTCCGCGCCTACCTCACCTACTTCGCGGGCGGCGGCGCGATCACGCTGGACAACGCGCTCGCCGACCTCTACAGCCCGGTGTACTACGGCAGCCTGCTGGGCGTGCCCATCCCGGTGTGGATCTTCGCCCTGGTGGCGCTGGCCGGCGGCTTCATCCTCAACCGCACCGCCTATGGCCGCTACGTCCAGGCCATAGGCTCCAACGAGCAGGTGGCGCGCTACGCCGCGGTGGACGTGGACCGGGTCAAGATCCTCACCTACATGCTGCTGGGCCTGTGCGTGGGCATCGCCACCCTGCTGTACGTGCCGCGCCTGGGATCGGCCTCGCCCACCACCGGCCTGCTGTGGGAGCTGGAGGCGATCGCCGCCGTGATCGTGGGCGGCACCGCGCTCAAGGGCGGGGCCGGCAGCATCACCGGCACCTTAGTCGGCGCCGTGCTGCTCTCGGTGATCAGCAACATCCTCAACCTCACCAGCATCATCAGCGTCTACCTGAACGCGGCGGTGCAGGGCTTCGTCATCATCGTGGTGGCTTTCCTGCAGCGGGGCCGCCGGTGA
- a CDS encoding sugar phosphate isomerase/epimerase family protein codes for MSRPITLFTGQWADLPLAELAPLAKRMGYDGLELACWGDHFNVQEALASPRYLQDKWALLREHGLTSLAIGNHLVGQAVCDPIDERHRSILPPHVWGDGDTEGVRQRAARELADTARAAAKFGVETVTGFTGSSIWHATYAFPPTSQAYWDQGFADFGRRFAPILQAFDEAGVNFALEVHPTEIAFDIASSQRAIEAVGGHRRFGFNFDPSHLAYQGVDYVKFLRTFADRIYNAHMKDVWWGRGDGTVGVFGGHTSFGDARRFWDFRSVGRGMVDFESIIVALNDIAYAGPLSVEWEDSRMDRVHGATESAAFCRRLDFKPAAGAFDAVFAREHQ; via the coding sequence ATGTCTCGCCCCATCACCCTGTTCACCGGCCAGTGGGCCGACCTGCCGCTGGCCGAGCTGGCGCCGCTGGCCAAGCGCATGGGCTACGACGGCCTGGAGCTGGCCTGCTGGGGCGACCACTTCAACGTGCAGGAAGCGCTGGCCTCGCCGCGCTACCTGCAGGACAAGTGGGCCCTGCTGCGCGAGCACGGCCTGACCAGCCTGGCCATCGGCAACCACCTGGTGGGCCAGGCGGTGTGCGACCCGATCGACGAGCGCCACCGGTCCATCCTGCCGCCCCACGTGTGGGGCGACGGCGACACGGAGGGCGTGCGCCAGCGCGCAGCCCGGGAGCTGGCCGACACCGCCCGGGCGGCCGCGAAGTTCGGTGTGGAGACCGTCACCGGCTTCACCGGCTCGTCGATCTGGCATGCCACCTACGCCTTCCCGCCGACCTCGCAGGCCTACTGGGACCAGGGCTTCGCCGACTTCGGCCGGCGCTTCGCCCCCATCCTGCAGGCCTTCGACGAGGCCGGCGTGAACTTCGCGCTGGAGGTGCACCCCACCGAGATCGCGTTCGACATCGCCTCCAGCCAGCGCGCCATCGAGGCGGTGGGCGGCCACCGCCGCTTCGGCTTCAACTTCGACCCCAGCCACCTGGCCTACCAGGGCGTGGACTACGTGAAGTTCCTGCGCACCTTCGCCGACCGCATCTACAACGCCCACATGAAGGACGTGTGGTGGGGCAGGGGCGACGGCACGGTGGGCGTGTTCGGCGGCCACACCAGTTTCGGCGACGCGCGCCGCTTCTGGGACTTCCGCAGCGTGGGCCGCGGCATGGTGGACTTCGAGTCCATCATCGTCGCGCTCAACGACATAGCCTACGCCGGCCCGCTGTCGGTGGAATGGGAGGACAGCCGGATGGACCGCGTGCACGGCGCCACCGAGAGCGCGGCCTTCTGCAGGCGGCTGGACTTCAAGCCGGCCGCCGGCGCCTTCGACGCGGTGTTCGCGCGGGAGCACCAGTGA
- a CDS encoding Gfo/Idh/MocA family protein encodes MVGGGQGAFIGAVHRQALALDGQFELVAGALSSTPDRARASGRALRLPESRNHGNWKELLADELRRDAAERIDLVVIVTPNHLHHPVACAFVDAGFHVVCDKPLVHTGAQAEELAAAVRRQGTVFGVTYNYTGYPLVRQAREMVRAGELGAIRKVVVEYSQGWLATPQEAGGNKQAAWRADPAQGGLGGAIADIGTHAENLVTTVTGLRIESLCADLTAFVPGRALDDDASVLLRFEGGARGVLVASQVMTGVENGLRLQVAGTGGSLEWHQEDPNRLLHRPLDGPARLLTRGGPGLCEAARRACRLPPGHPEGFIEAFANVYLGVAGAVRAHAQGRAPQPLEADHPGIAEGVRGVRFVEAVVASAASAQKWTPLPD; translated from the coding sequence ATGGTCGGCGGCGGCCAGGGCGCCTTCATCGGCGCGGTGCACCGGCAGGCCCTGGCGCTGGACGGGCAGTTCGAGCTGGTGGCCGGCGCGCTCTCGTCCACGCCGGATCGGGCGCGCGCCTCCGGCCGCGCGCTGCGGCTGCCCGAGTCGCGCAACCACGGCAACTGGAAGGAGTTGCTGGCCGACGAGCTGCGCCGCGATGCCGCCGAGCGCATCGACCTGGTGGTGATCGTCACGCCCAACCACCTGCACCACCCGGTGGCATGCGCCTTCGTCGATGCAGGCTTCCACGTGGTGTGCGACAAGCCGCTGGTGCACACCGGCGCGCAGGCCGAGGAGCTGGCCGCCGCGGTGCGGCGCCAGGGCACGGTGTTCGGCGTCACCTACAACTACACCGGCTACCCGCTGGTGCGCCAGGCGCGCGAGATGGTGCGCGCGGGCGAACTGGGCGCCATCCGCAAGGTAGTGGTCGAGTACAGCCAGGGCTGGCTGGCGACCCCGCAGGAAGCGGGCGGCAACAAGCAGGCGGCCTGGCGCGCCGATCCGGCCCAGGGCGGCCTGGGAGGCGCCATCGCCGACATCGGCACGCATGCCGAGAACCTGGTCACAACGGTCACCGGCCTGCGAATTGAGAGCCTGTGCGCCGACCTCACCGCCTTCGTGCCGGGGCGGGCACTGGACGACGACGCGAGCGTGCTGCTGCGCTTCGAGGGCGGCGCCCGCGGCGTGCTGGTGGCCTCGCAGGTGATGACGGGCGTGGAGAACGGGCTGCGGCTGCAGGTAGCCGGTACCGGCGGCAGCCTGGAGTGGCACCAGGAGGACCCCAACCGCCTGCTGCACCGGCCGCTGGACGGGCCGGCGCGCCTGCTCACCCGCGGCGGGCCGGGGCTGTGCGAGGCGGCGCGCCGCGCCTGCCGGCTGCCGCCCGGCCATCCCGAAGGCTTCATCGAGGCCTTCGCCAACGTCTACCTGGGCGTCGCCGGCGCGGTGCGTGCCCATGCGCAGGGCCGCGCGCCGCAGCCGCTGGAGGCCGACCACCCGGGCATCGCCGAGGGCGTGCGCGGCGTGCGCTTCGTCGAGGCGGTGGTCGCGTCCGCCGCCAGCGCGCAGAAGTGGACGCCGCTGCCCGACTGA
- a CDS encoding ROK family protein, with protein MEVLQTVFWSSASSRHGLAHRLSFSRSKANGLIAGLLDQGLVEEAGLQASSGGRRAETLQLAGGLGVVLGADLGATSLDVAVMRPDLSVIARHAEEADVRAGPGVVLARVRELMRQLLAGCGLTARQVIAVGLGVPGPVDFERGQLVEPPLMPEWDSFSIRDYLAEAFGAPVFVDNDVNLMALGELWRLQRGLPNFLVIKVGTGIGCGIVCHGEVYRGANGSAGDVGHICVDQAGPRCHCGNLGCVEAMAAAPAISRMAVDAAGSGGSAALAEALRQNGRLTAVDVGQASRNGDAAANAIIQRAGSLIGQMLASVVNFFNPSHVFIGGGVTQIGPLFLASVRQSIYHRSLALSTRHLEIQYTPLGAQAGLVGTGVLAMQEALRLAAARAGAPAMPRAQGTAGRRAEAFQ; from the coding sequence ATGGAAGTGCTGCAGACCGTGTTCTGGTCCTCGGCCAGCTCGCGCCATGGGCTGGCCCATCGCCTCTCCTTCTCGCGCAGCAAGGCCAACGGCCTGATCGCCGGCCTGCTGGACCAGGGCCTGGTGGAAGAAGCCGGCCTGCAGGCCTCGTCCGGCGGGCGCCGCGCCGAGACCCTGCAGCTGGCCGGCGGCCTGGGCGTGGTGCTGGGCGCGGACCTGGGCGCCACCAGCCTGGACGTGGCGGTGATGCGGCCGGACCTGAGCGTCATCGCCCGCCATGCCGAGGAGGCCGACGTGCGGGCCGGGCCCGGCGTGGTGCTGGCCCGGGTGCGCGAGCTGATGCGCCAGCTGCTGGCCGGCTGCGGCCTGACGGCGCGGCAGGTGATCGCCGTCGGACTGGGCGTGCCCGGCCCGGTGGACTTCGAGCGCGGGCAGCTGGTCGAGCCGCCGCTGATGCCCGAATGGGACAGCTTCTCCATCCGCGACTACCTGGCCGAGGCCTTCGGCGCGCCGGTGTTCGTGGACAACGACGTGAACCTGATGGCGCTGGGCGAGCTGTGGCGGCTGCAGCGCGGGCTGCCCAACTTCCTGGTGATCAAGGTCGGCACCGGCATCGGCTGCGGCATCGTGTGCCATGGCGAGGTCTACCGCGGCGCCAACGGCTCGGCCGGCGACGTCGGCCACATCTGCGTGGACCAGGCCGGCCCGCGCTGCCACTGCGGCAACCTGGGCTGCGTCGAGGCCATGGCCGCGGCGCCGGCGATCAGCCGCATGGCGGTGGACGCGGCCGGCAGCGGCGGCAGCGCGGCGCTGGCCGAGGCGCTGCGCCAGAACGGCCGCCTCACCGCGGTGGACGTGGGCCAGGCCAGCCGCAACGGCGACGCCGCGGCCAACGCCATCATCCAGCGCGCCGGCAGCCTGATCGGGCAGATGCTGGCGTCGGTGGTCAACTTCTTCAATCCCTCGCACGTGTTCATCGGCGGCGGCGTGACGCAGATCGGGCCGCTGTTCCTGGCCTCGGTGCGCCAGAGCATCTACCACCGCTCGCTGGCGCTGTCGACGCGGCACCTGGAGATCCAGTACACGCCGCTGGGCGCGCAGGCCGGCCTGGTGGGCACGGGCGTGCTCGCCATGCAGGAGGCGCTGCGCCTGGCCGCCGCCCGGGCCGGCGCACCCGCCATGCCCAGGGCGCAGGGAACCGCCGGCCGCAGGGCGGAGGCCTTTCAATGA
- a CDS encoding dihydroneopterin aldolase — translation MSKAGTQILTLTGLRFDANLGILDHEKAAPQPIRVDAELNLGTQPLLPRDDDIRHVLDYRKVRKIVIDECTAEHVNLLESLIGKVAHRLMQLPGVIGVRVRIAKLEIFDDCEVAIRVETGQW, via the coding sequence ATGAGCAAGGCCGGCACCCAGATCCTGACCCTGACCGGGCTGCGCTTCGACGCCAACCTGGGCATCCTGGACCACGAGAAGGCTGCGCCCCAGCCGATCCGGGTGGATGCCGAGCTCAACCTGGGCACCCAGCCGCTGCTGCCGCGCGACGACGACATCCGGCACGTGCTGGACTACCGCAAGGTGCGCAAGATCGTCATCGACGAATGCACCGCCGAGCACGTCAACCTGCTGGAAAGCCTGATCGGCAAGGTCGCGCACCGCCTGATGCAGCTGCCCGGCGTGATCGGCGTGCGCGTCCGGATCGCCAAGCTCGAAATCTTCGATGACTGCGAGGTGGCGATCCGGGTGGAGACGGGGCAGTGGTGA
- a CDS encoding class I SAM-dependent methyltransferase encodes MGGDNRRVSSEATSVTTALQALLRAAIARAGGWLPFDRFMALALYAPGLGYYAHGSRKFGLLPSSGSDFVTAPELTPLFGQALAVQLGEALQATATDEVWEFGAGSGALAQQLLSALGDRVRRYTIVEVSGSLRERQRERLAGFGDRVRWADELPARLQGVVVGNEVLDAMPVKLLARVAGAWHERGVAWGADRLAWEDRPTDLRPPVEVAGTHDYLTEIHPQAEAFVRTLADRLAQGAAFFLDYGFPEAEYYHPQRHMGTVMCHQGHRADPDPLSDVGLKDITAHVNFTGLALAAQEAGLPTLGYTSQGRFLINCGLVDRMAQADLAQRVAAQRLVAEHEMGELFKVIAFGRPPVWDALGFSQGDRTHRL; translated from the coding sequence ATGGGCGGCGACAATCGGCGCGTGTCTTCAGAAGCGACCAGTGTAACGACGGCCCTGCAGGCGCTGCTGCGCGCCGCCATCGCCCGGGCCGGCGGCTGGCTGCCGTTCGACCGGTTCATGGCCCTGGCCTTGTACGCGCCCGGGCTGGGTTACTACGCCCATGGCTCGCGCAAGTTCGGCCTGCTGCCGTCCTCGGGCAGCGATTTCGTGACGGCGCCCGAGCTGACGCCGCTGTTCGGCCAGGCGCTGGCGGTGCAGCTGGGCGAAGCGCTGCAGGCCACCGCTACCGACGAGGTGTGGGAGTTCGGCGCGGGCTCCGGCGCACTGGCGCAGCAGCTGCTGTCGGCGCTGGGCGACCGGGTGCGGCGCTACACCATCGTCGAGGTCTCCGGCAGCCTGCGCGAGCGCCAGCGCGAGCGGCTGGCCGGGTTCGGCGACCGGGTGCGGTGGGCCGACGAGCTGCCGGCGCGGCTGCAGGGCGTGGTGGTGGGCAACGAGGTGCTGGATGCCATGCCGGTCAAGCTGCTCGCGCGCGTCGCGGGCGCGTGGCACGAGCGCGGCGTGGCCTGGGGCGCGGACCGCCTGGCCTGGGAGGACCGGCCCACCGACCTGCGCCCGCCGGTGGAGGTGGCGGGCACGCACGACTACCTCACCGAGATCCACCCGCAGGCCGAGGCCTTCGTCCGCACCCTGGCCGACCGCCTGGCGCAAGGCGCCGCCTTCTTCCTCGACTACGGTTTCCCGGAAGCCGAGTACTACCACCCGCAGCGCCACATGGGCACGGTGATGTGCCACCAGGGGCACCGGGCCGATCCCGATCCGCTGTCCGACGTCGGACTGAAGGACATCACGGCCCACGTCAACTTCACCGGCCTGGCGCTGGCGGCGCAGGAGGCCGGCCTGCCGACGCTGGGTTACACCAGCCAGGGGCGCTTCCTGATCAACTGCGGCCTGGTCGACCGGATGGCGCAGGCCGACCTGGCCCAGCGCGTGGCGGCGCAGCGCCTGGTCGCCGAGCACGAGATGGGCGAGCTGTTCAAGGTGATCGCCTTCGGCCGCCCGCCGGTCTGGGACGCCCTGGGGTTTTCCCAGGGCGATCGCACGCACCGGCTGTGA